Proteins from a single region of Lysinibacillus sp. JNUCC-52:
- a CDS encoding acyl-phosphate glycerol 3-phosphate acyltransferase, which produces MDQQKMPPAVLRLLVIFPNVLSYLLLGGLIIYVTSNYDLLKSTDSLKVWLIFIAVLAPAAAFTTFRIVKKIRAGHM; this is translated from the coding sequence ATGGATCAACAAAAGATGCCACCAGCTGTTTTACGTTTACTCGTTATCTTTCCAAACGTGTTAAGCTATTTACTATTAGGCGGACTCATTATTTATGTTACTTCAAATTATGATTTATTAAAATCAACAGATAGCTTGAAGGTATGGCTCATTTTTATCGCGGTACTTGCACCAGCAGCAGCTTTTACAACCTTTCGCATCGTCAAAAAAATCCGCGCTGGTCATATGTAA
- the rnz gene encoding ribonuclease Z, with protein sequence MQLHFLGTGAGMPSKERNTSALMVKLLDENGEMWLFDCGEATQHQILHTSLKPRKVSKIFITHLHGDHIFGLPGFLSSRSFQGGDEPLTIFGPAGLQQWVEQTFALSKTHLTYPLQFVEVHDGIIYEDEKFTVLASELRHVVPCFGYRIEQKDLPGELLMEKVQTFGVPKGPLLGKLKRGQDIELENGTIIRAKDVVAPPKKGFILTVLGDTKYCEEAISLADHADILVHEATFDGSTTDLAASYGHSTNVEAAMVASRAGAKYLLLNHLSARFLPHDLPVFLAEAQAIFPQTFLTSDQSVFNWSQEKLL encoded by the coding sequence GTGCAACTGCATTTTTTAGGAACAGGCGCAGGCATGCCTTCAAAGGAACGCAATACGAGCGCATTAATGGTAAAGCTACTAGATGAAAACGGTGAAATGTGGCTATTTGATTGTGGAGAGGCGACACAACACCAAATTTTGCATACATCATTAAAGCCACGTAAAGTGTCAAAAATATTTATCACGCATTTACATGGGGACCATATTTTTGGTTTACCAGGATTTTTGAGCTCGCGGTCTTTTCAAGGTGGAGATGAGCCGCTGACTATTTTTGGTCCAGCAGGCTTACAGCAATGGGTAGAGCAAACATTTGCATTATCAAAAACACATTTAACGTACCCATTACAATTTGTAGAAGTACACGATGGTATTATTTACGAGGATGAAAAGTTTACAGTGCTTGCTAGTGAATTACGTCATGTTGTTCCATGCTTTGGCTACCGAATAGAGCAAAAGGACTTACCTGGTGAATTACTGATGGAGAAAGTACAAACTTTCGGTGTACCAAAAGGACCTTTACTTGGCAAGTTGAAAAGAGGACAAGACATTGAACTAGAAAATGGAACAATCATTAGAGCAAAGGATGTTGTTGCACCTCCCAAAAAAGGCTTTATACTTACAGTTTTAGGGGATACGAAATACTGCGAAGAAGCAATTTCATTGGCGGATCATGCAGATATCCTTGTACATGAGGCAACATTTGATGGGAGCACAACCGATTTAGCAGCTAGCTATGGGCATTCAACAAATGTGGAGGCAGCTATGGTAGCTAGTAGAGCAGGTGCAAAATACTTACTTCTTAATCATTTAAGTGCACGTTTTTTGCCACATGATTTGCCAGTATTTTTAGCAGAAGCTCAAGCAATCTTTCCACAAACTTTCCTCACATCAGACCAATCGGTATTTAATTGGAGTCAGGAGAAATTATTATAG